A genomic window from Rhizobium sp. 007 includes:
- a CDS encoding OFA family MFS transporter, with amino-acid sequence MTAADTDTTGDLAELGLLDRERIIAKPGFNRWLVPPAALAIHLCIGMAYGFSVFWLPLSKSLGITASTACPDLTLASALFTTICDWRVADLGWIYTLFFVLLGCSAAIWGGWLERSGPRKAGFVSACCWCGGILVAALGVMTHQLWLMWLGAGVIGGIGLGLGYISPVSTLIKWFPDRRGMATGMAIMGFGGGAMIGAPLANLLMNYFKTDTSVGVWQTFIVMAIIYFGFMMGGAFGYRIPPAGWRPEGWTAPAAKSAMITTKHVHLRDAHRTKQFWLIWAVLCLNVSAGIGVIGMASPMLQEIFAGLLIGLPDVGFAQLDAAQKASIATIAAGFAGLLSLFNIGGRFFWASLSDRIGRKNTYYCFFILGIALYALAPTFAGMGNKALFVLAFAIILSMYGGGFSTIPAYLADIFGTQFVGAIHGRLLTAWATAGIVGPVVVNYIREAQIAAGVAPGPALYTGTMYILAGMLALGLIANALVRPLASKWFMSDEEVAALQAKSAAASIGPTGSFGIGEGGFDAKALLAWAVVGIPLLWGVWVTLKATFALFG; translated from the coding sequence ATGACTGCAGCGGACACAGATACCACAGGTGATTTAGCCGAACTTGGCCTGCTTGATCGGGAGAGGATCATTGCTAAGCCGGGTTTCAATCGCTGGCTTGTGCCGCCGGCAGCGCTCGCCATACATCTTTGCATCGGCATGGCTTACGGCTTCAGCGTCTTCTGGCTGCCGCTTTCGAAATCGCTCGGGATCACGGCATCGACGGCATGCCCCGATCTGACGCTCGCGTCCGCGCTGTTCACGACGATATGTGATTGGCGTGTCGCCGACCTCGGCTGGATCTATACCCTCTTCTTCGTTCTGCTCGGTTGCTCCGCCGCCATCTGGGGCGGCTGGCTGGAGCGTTCCGGACCGCGCAAAGCGGGCTTTGTATCCGCTTGCTGCTGGTGCGGCGGCATTCTCGTTGCTGCCTTGGGCGTGATGACGCATCAGCTGTGGCTGATGTGGCTCGGCGCCGGCGTCATCGGCGGCATCGGTCTCGGCCTCGGGTACATTTCGCCGGTGTCGACGCTCATTAAGTGGTTTCCGGACCGCCGCGGCATGGCGACGGGCATGGCCATCATGGGGTTTGGCGGCGGGGCGATGATCGGCGCACCGCTCGCCAACCTGCTGATGAACTATTTCAAGACCGACACCTCGGTTGGCGTCTGGCAAACCTTCATCGTTATGGCGATCATCTATTTCGGCTTCATGATGGGCGGTGCGTTCGGTTATCGCATTCCACCCGCCGGCTGGCGTCCGGAAGGCTGGACCGCCCCTGCAGCCAAGAGCGCGATGATCACCACCAAGCACGTTCACCTGCGCGATGCGCACAGGACGAAGCAGTTCTGGCTGATCTGGGCGGTGCTCTGCCTCAACGTGTCGGCAGGTATCGGCGTTATCGGCATGGCCTCGCCGATGTTGCAGGAAATCTTTGCTGGTTTGCTGATCGGTTTGCCGGATGTTGGCTTTGCGCAGCTTGACGCGGCGCAGAAAGCATCCATCGCCACGATCGCTGCCGGGTTCGCCGGACTTCTGTCGCTCTTCAACATTGGCGGCCGCTTCTTCTGGGCCTCGCTCTCCGACAGAATCGGCCGCAAGAACACCTATTATTGCTTTTTCATCCTCGGTATCGCGCTTTATGCACTTGCGCCAACCTTTGCGGGCATGGGCAACAAGGCGCTCTTCGTCCTCGCCTTCGCCATCATACTCTCGATGTATGGCGGCGGTTTCTCGACAATTCCGGCCTATCTTGCCGATATTTTCGGCACGCAATTCGTCGGCGCTATCCACGGCCGCCTACTGACAGCGTGGGCAACCGCCGGCATCGTTGGTCCTGTGGTCGTGAACTATATTCGCGAAGCGCAGATAGCAGCCGGTGTTGCGCCGGGACCGGCTCTCTACACAGGGACCATGTATATCCTGGCTGGCATGCTGGCGCTGGGTCTGATTGCCAACGCCCTCGTCCGGCCGCTTGCCAGCAAGTGGTTCATGTCCGATGAGGAGGTCGCAGCACTTCAGGCGAAATCCGCAGCCGCAAGCATAGGCCCGACCGGCTCGTTCGGTATCGGCGAAGGCGGCTTCGACGCGAAGGCTCTGCTTGCTTGGGCCGTCGTCGGCATCCCGCTGCTTTGGGGCGTATGGGTCACGCTGAAGGCAACCTTTGCACTGTTCGGTTGA
- a CDS encoding formate dehydrogenase subunit delta produces the protein MSHDPHSKLVYMANQIATFFKSQPESEAAQGVATHINKFWEPRMRRQLFEILERDDNRLNALVIQAAPLIRRPEPAESIRK, from the coding sequence ATGTCGCATGATCCGCATTCAAAGCTCGTCTACATGGCCAACCAAATTGCGACCTTTTTCAAGAGCCAGCCTGAGAGCGAGGCAGCTCAAGGTGTTGCGACGCATATCAACAAATTCTGGGAGCCGCGCATGCGGCGGCAATTGTTTGAAATTCTCGAAAGGGACGACAACCGCTTGAACGCGCTCGTCATTCAAGCCGCACCTCTGATCCGCAGGCCCGAACCGGCCGAATCAATCCGGAAATAA
- the fdhD gene encoding formate dehydrogenase accessory sulfurtransferase FdhD: MERRAARISVKRIARKGGVVMPGERVVPEEIPVAFSYGGTAHAVMMATPEDIEDFAIGFSLTEGIIQDAGQISAIEIVDEPQGIDVQVTLTDDVADALRARRRSIAGPVGCGLCGIESIDQAVRPVPDVSSADLKLTHGDIVRAVSLLNAAQPLHRETRAVHGAGFYIPGKGLLAVREDVGRHNALDKLCGAVIGTGTTGSKGAVAVTSRLSVEMVQKAAILGSSVLIAISAPTALAIRTAEQAGMTLVALVRGDDFEIFTHPHRILPESIADVA; encoded by the coding sequence ATGGAAAGGCGGGCGGCGCGCATTTCCGTCAAACGCATCGCCCGAAAGGGCGGGGTCGTGATGCCGGGTGAGCGCGTCGTGCCGGAGGAGATACCGGTTGCCTTTTCCTACGGCGGCACGGCGCATGCGGTAATGATGGCGACGCCGGAGGACATAGAAGACTTTGCGATCGGATTCAGCCTGACGGAAGGCATAATTCAGGACGCGGGCCAGATCTCCGCAATCGAAATCGTCGATGAGCCGCAGGGTATCGATGTCCAGGTAACGCTGACAGACGATGTCGCCGACGCGTTGCGTGCGCGCCGACGCAGCATAGCTGGACCGGTTGGTTGCGGGCTTTGCGGCATCGAATCGATCGATCAGGCTGTCCGTCCGGTGCCCGATGTTTCCTCTGCGGATCTCAAGCTGACGCATGGCGACATCGTCCGAGCCGTCTCGCTCCTTAATGCCGCCCAGCCGCTTCACAGGGAAACACGTGCGGTCCACGGAGCGGGCTTCTACATTCCTGGTAAAGGTTTGCTCGCCGTTCGCGAGGATGTCGGCAGGCACAATGCACTCGACAAGCTCTGTGGAGCTGTCATTGGCACCGGAACGACCGGCTCAAAGGGGGCTGTAGCCGTCACGAGTCGGCTGTCGGTCGAGATGGTGCAGAAAGCCGCGATCCTGGGAAGCTCTGTCCTCATCGCGATTTCTGCGCCGACGGCTCTTGCCATCCGAACTGCCGAGCAAGCCGGCATGACGCTCGTTGCGCTTGTGCGCGGCGATGACTTCGAGATTTTCACCCACCCGCACCGTATTTTGCCTGAAAGCATTGCCGATGTCGCATGA
- the fdhF gene encoding formate dehydrogenase subunit alpha, translating into MSLVHEIDYGTPASKSETSVTLTIDGRQISVPEGTSVMRASMEAGIQVPKLCSTDMVDAFGSCRLCLVEIEGRNGTPASCTTPVAAGMVVHTQTGRLKDIRRGVMELYISDHPLDCLTCAANGDCELQDMAGAVGLRDVRYGYEGDNHVKARNNGDSNLKWMPKDESNPYFTYDPSKCIVCSRCVRACEEVQGTFALTIEGRGFGSRVSPGMHEHFIDSECVSCGACVQACPTATLTEKSVIQIGQPEHSVVTTCAYCGVGCSFKAEMRGEELVRMVPWKDGQANRGHSCVKGRFAYGYSAHKDRILNPMIREKVTDPWREVTWDEAFAHVASEFRRIQYQYGRDSIGGITSSRCTNEETFLVQKLVRAGFGNNNVDTCARVCHSPTGYGLGQAFGTSAGTQNFDSVEDSDVVIVIGANPTDGHPVFASRLKKRLRQGAKLIVIDPRRIDLVKTPHVEAAYHLPLKPGTNVAVMTSLAHVIVTEGLYDEAFIRERCDWSEFEDWAAFVSEPYHSPEETEKFTGVPAQSVRGAARLYARGGNGAIYYGLGVTEHSQGSTTVMAIANLAMATGNIGRPGVGVNPLRGQNNVQGSCDMGSFPHELPGYRHISDDATRDIFEKLWGVKLNNEPGLRIPNMLDAAVDGTFKGLYVQGEDILQSDPDTKHVAAGLAAMECVVVQDLFLNETANYAHVFLPGSTFLEKDGTFTNAERRINRVRKVMTPRNGYGDWEVTQKLAQAMGLSWNYQHPSEIMDEIAATTPSFALVSYDYLEKMGSVQWPCNEKSPQGSPIMHVNGFVRGKGKFIRTEYVATDERTGPRFPLLLTTGRVLSQYNVGAQTRRTDNVVWHAEDRLEIHAHDAEMRGIRDGDWVKLASRSGDTSLRALITDRVAPGVVYTTFHHPNTQANVITTDFSDWATNCPEYKVTAVQVSPSNGPSQWQTEYDEQARQSRRIAGKLEAAE; encoded by the coding sequence ATGTCTCTCGTTCACGAAATCGACTACGGCACCCCAGCTTCGAAATCCGAAACAAGCGTGACGCTGACCATCGATGGCCGTCAGATCAGCGTGCCGGAGGGTACGTCCGTCATGCGCGCCTCGATGGAGGCCGGAATTCAAGTGCCGAAGCTTTGTTCGACCGATATGGTCGACGCCTTTGGCTCCTGCCGCCTCTGTCTCGTGGAGATCGAAGGCCGTAATGGGACGCCCGCATCCTGCACGACGCCGGTTGCAGCGGGCATGGTGGTCCATACGCAGACCGGACGCCTCAAGGATATTCGCCGCGGGGTGATGGAGCTCTACATTTCCGATCACCCGCTCGACTGTCTGACCTGTGCTGCCAACGGCGATTGCGAGTTGCAGGATATGGCAGGCGCCGTCGGCTTGCGCGACGTTCGCTACGGTTATGAAGGCGACAATCACGTCAAGGCACGCAACAACGGCGACAGCAATCTCAAATGGATGCCGAAGGACGAGTCGAACCCGTATTTCACCTATGATCCGTCAAAGTGCATTGTCTGCTCCCGCTGCGTGCGTGCCTGCGAGGAAGTGCAGGGAACCTTTGCGCTGACGATCGAGGGCCGCGGTTTCGGCTCGCGTGTTTCGCCGGGCATGCACGAGCACTTCATCGATTCCGAATGCGTTTCATGCGGTGCCTGCGTGCAGGCCTGCCCGACGGCGACGCTGACCGAAAAATCGGTCATCCAAATCGGCCAGCCGGAACATTCGGTGGTGACCACCTGTGCTTATTGCGGCGTCGGCTGCTCGTTCAAGGCGGAGATGCGCGGTGAGGAGCTGGTGCGCATGGTGCCGTGGAAGGACGGCCAGGCCAACCGCGGGCATTCCTGCGTCAAGGGGCGTTTTGCCTATGGCTACTCGGCGCATAAGGACCGGATCCTCAATCCGATGATCCGCGAGAAGGTCACCGACCCTTGGCGTGAAGTGACCTGGGACGAGGCTTTTGCGCACGTGGCGTCGGAATTCCGCCGCATCCAGTATCAGTATGGCCGCGATTCGATCGGCGGCATAACGTCGTCGCGTTGCACGAACGAGGAGACGTTCCTCGTTCAGAAACTCGTGCGCGCGGGCTTCGGCAACAACAATGTCGATACCTGTGCTCGCGTCTGCCATTCGCCGACGGGCTATGGCCTTGGCCAGGCCTTCGGCACCTCTGCCGGTACCCAGAATTTCGACAGTGTCGAGGATTCGGATGTCGTCATCGTCATTGGTGCCAATCCGACGGACGGCCATCCGGTCTTTGCCTCGCGACTGAAAAAACGGCTGCGTCAGGGCGCCAAGCTGATCGTCATCGACCCGCGGCGCATCGATCTCGTCAAAACACCGCATGTCGAGGCTGCCTATCACCTGCCCCTGAAGCCCGGCACAAATGTCGCTGTCATGACGTCGCTGGCGCATGTAATCGTGACCGAAGGGCTCTATGACGAAGCCTTCATTCGCGAGCGCTGCGATTGGTCTGAATTCGAAGATTGGGCGGCTTTCGTCTCGGAGCCCTATCACAGCCCGGAAGAGACCGAGAAGTTCACCGGCGTTCCGGCGCAATCCGTTCGTGGCGCAGCGCGCCTTTATGCGCGCGGCGGAAACGGGGCGATCTACTACGGCCTCGGCGTCACCGAGCACAGCCAGGGTTCCACGACCGTTATGGCGATCGCAAACCTGGCGATGGCGACCGGCAATATCGGCCGTCCGGGCGTCGGCGTTAACCCGCTGCGCGGCCAGAACAATGTGCAGGGCTCCTGCGACATGGGTTCCTTCCCGCACGAGCTGCCGGGTTACCGCCATATCTCGGACGATGCGACGCGCGATATCTTCGAAAAGCTGTGGGGCGTCAAACTCAACAACGAACCCGGACTTCGCATCCCGAACATGCTGGACGCCGCCGTGGATGGCACGTTCAAGGGTTTGTATGTCCAAGGCGAGGACATTCTCCAATCCGATCCGGATACGAAGCATGTGGCGGCCGGTCTTGCTGCAATGGAATGCGTCGTGGTTCAGGATCTCTTCCTGAACGAGACGGCAAACTACGCGCATGTCTTCCTGCCGGGCTCGACCTTCCTGGAAAAGGACGGCACTTTTACCAACGCCGAGCGTCGTATCAACCGCGTGCGCAAGGTCATGACGCCCCGCAACGGTTATGGCGATTGGGAGGTGACGCAGAAGCTGGCACAAGCCATGGGGCTCAGCTGGAATTACCAGCATCCGTCCGAGATCATGGATGAGATCGCGGCAACGACACCGAGCTTCGCGCTGGTTTCATACGACTACCTGGAAAAGATGGGATCGGTTCAGTGGCCCTGCAACGAAAAGTCCCCGCAAGGTTCGCCGATCATGCATGTGAACGGCTTTGTTCGCGGCAAGGGCAAGTTCATCCGGACGGAATATGTCGCGACTGACGAACGGACCGGACCGCGCTTCCCGCTTCTGCTGACGACCGGCCGTGTCCTCAGCCAGTATAATGTCGGCGCCCAGACGCGGCGCACCGACAACGTCGTCTGGCATGCCGAGGACCGGCTGGAAATCCATGCGCATGATGCCGAAATGCGCGGTATTCGCGATGGCGACTGGGTGAAGCTTGCCAGCCGCTCCGGCGATACGTCGCTGCGGGCGCTGATTACCGATCGCGTCGCACCCGGTGTCGTCTACACGACCTTCCATCATCCGAACACGCAGGCAAACGTCATCACCACCGATTTTTCCGACTGGGCGACGAACTGCCCGGAATACAAGGTGACGGCGGTACAGGTCTCGCCGTCGAACGGCCCTTCACAGTGGCAGACCGAATATGACGAGCAGGCACGTCAAAGCCGTCGCATTGCCGGCAAGCTGGAAGCGGCCGAATAA